One segment of Arcobacter sp. F2176 DNA contains the following:
- a CDS encoding septum formation initiator, whose protein sequence is MAEKSNRFISKEVKRFTVIAIISIAITLFLSYHVANLLFGVNSFEVYKSLKNKRSYLISEINRLQESNARLQKEYFELKNLEPEE, encoded by the coding sequence ATGGCAGAAAAAAGTAATCGTTTTATAAGTAAAGAAGTCAAACGATTTACTGTAATAGCAATAATTTCTATTGCTATTACACTTTTTCTAAGCTATCATGTGGCAAACTTACTCTTTGGAGTAAATTCTTTTGAGGTCTATAAATCACTTAAAAATAAAAGGTCTTATTTGATTAGTGAAATTAATAGACTTCAAGAGAGTAATGCGAGATTACAAAAAGAATATTTTGAATTAAAAAATTTGGAGCCAGAAGAATGA